A region from the Tahibacter amnicola genome encodes:
- a CDS encoding peptide MFS transporter, with translation MAIASTAPQELLGHPKGLYVCFLTEMWERFAFYGMKALLLMYLTKYHLFTDANGYLLLGTYAGLAYALPLIGGMLADRYLGMRKAVVFGGLLLVIGQFGMGYIGQAATGTPDAAVRDALAVQIMYASLALIGVGVGFLKPNISTIVGRLYPENDPRRDSGFTIFYAGINLGAMLSSLVVGYIGFNVGWGWGFGLSGALMLVGLIQFLWGQRYLDGHAEPPDAQALRKPVLAGLSAEWLIYLGGILVTVAMWQVLQIRIDFSFLGGMFGGHEVTLTEVLAVILGIGLFIWFGWFLFSGITAQERGRMIVLMVLIVVSALFWGLYEQTYGTWVAFNDRLMSTEFFPGMMTVKDPPLPWSILSLIVIPLGFVAAMKLDAARASLGKGIIAAITVVMLVCLVHDVFIVKQNAGSLTFLGSLFVILLTPVFTALWPILDKYGINPSSPAKFGIGLIFAGLATGILMYAAKQSDGSQLISVWWLVAAYFVLELGEMVLSPIGLSAVTQLSVSRVVGLMMGAWFLFSAFGEIIAGRFGTWAAITPNPDGTFDKAKALAVYSDVFGDLMWIGVGAGVVMLALAPILARTMRAAPAHGVVASAS, from the coding sequence ATGGCTATTGCATCGACCGCACCACAGGAACTCCTGGGCCATCCCAAGGGGCTCTACGTCTGTTTTCTGACCGAAATGTGGGAGCGCTTCGCCTTCTACGGGATGAAGGCCCTGCTCCTGATGTATCTGACCAAATACCACCTGTTCACGGACGCCAACGGGTACCTGCTGCTGGGCACGTACGCGGGCCTGGCCTACGCCCTGCCCCTGATCGGCGGCATGCTGGCCGACCGCTACCTCGGCATGCGCAAGGCGGTGGTCTTCGGCGGCCTGCTGCTGGTGATCGGCCAGTTCGGCATGGGCTACATCGGCCAGGCGGCCACGGGTACGCCGGATGCGGCCGTCCGCGATGCGCTGGCCGTGCAGATCATGTATGCCTCGCTGGCGTTGATCGGCGTCGGCGTCGGATTTCTCAAACCGAACATTTCCACGATTGTCGGGCGCCTCTACCCGGAGAACGATCCGCGGCGTGACTCGGGCTTCACCATCTTCTATGCCGGCATCAATCTCGGGGCGATGCTGTCGAGCCTCGTCGTCGGCTACATCGGCTTCAACGTCGGCTGGGGCTGGGGCTTCGGTCTTTCCGGCGCGCTGATGCTGGTGGGCCTGATCCAGTTCCTGTGGGGCCAGCGCTACCTGGACGGCCATGCCGAGCCGCCGGACGCACAGGCCTTGCGCAAACCGGTCCTGGCCGGGCTGTCGGCCGAATGGCTGATCTATCTCGGCGGTATCCTCGTCACCGTCGCGATGTGGCAGGTGCTGCAGATCCGCATCGATTTCAGCTTCCTGGGCGGCATGTTCGGCGGCCACGAAGTCACGCTGACCGAGGTGCTGGCGGTCATTCTCGGCATCGGCCTGTTCATCTGGTTCGGCTGGTTCCTGTTCTCCGGCATCACCGCGCAGGAGCGCGGCCGGATGATCGTACTGATGGTGCTGATCGTGGTCAGCGCGCTGTTCTGGGGCCTGTACGAACAGACCTACGGCACCTGGGTGGCCTTCAACGACCGGCTGATGTCGACCGAATTCTTTCCGGGCATGATGACGGTGAAAGACCCGCCGCTGCCCTGGTCCATCCTTTCGCTGATTGTGATTCCGCTGGGTTTCGTCGCGGCCATGAAACTGGATGCCGCGCGCGCGTCGCTTGGCAAGGGCATCATCGCGGCCATCACCGTCGTGATGCTGGTGTGCCTGGTCCACGATGTCTTTATCGTCAAGCAGAACGCCGGGTCCCTCACCTTCCTGGGCTCACTCTTCGTCATCCTGCTAACGCCGGTGTTCACCGCCCTGTGGCCGATCCTCGACAAGTACGGCATCAATCCGTCCTCACCGGCAAAGTTCGGCATTGGTCTGATTTTCGCGGGCCTGGCGACGGGCATCCTGATGTATGCCGCCAAGCAGTCCGACGGCAGCCAGCTCATCTCCGTGTGGTGGCTGGTGGCCGCCTATTTCGTGCTGGAACTGGGCGAGATGGTGCTGTCACCGATCGGGCTGTCGGCGGTGACGCAGCTGTCGGTGTCACGCGTTGTCGGCCTGATGATGGGGGCCTGGTTCCTGTTCTCGGCCTTCGGCGAAATCATCGCCGGGCGCTTCGGCACCTGGGCCGCCATCACGCCGAATCCGGACGGCACCTTCGACAAGGCGAAGGCGCTGGCGGTCTACAGTGACGTGTTCGGCGATCTGATGTGGATCGGTGTCGGTGCCGGTGTGGTCATGCTGGCGCTGGCACCGATCCTGGCGCGCACGATGCGTGCCGCCCCGGCACACGGCGTCGTCGCCAGCGCGTCCTGA
- the phnF gene encoding phosphonate metabolism transcriptional regulator PhnF codes for MTSAIPFDRHSAEPLWRQIERHLKQRIDHTEWKAGARLPSALALADEYNVNRHTVRRALAALEHRGVVRTQPGHGSFVCEPGYDYRLGRHGIVTPIRHATEQEETAQVLGACLREPPHRVAEVLGLLRGERAWLVESRSTREGHLVEYTEAWLPAPRFGDLDVIYLRTASITRTLAAFGVTTWSRQFTRVSACLPATPIARLLDQSPLRPVLQLESLTVDADGLPVQYGLTRFVGDRIQVVVTGE; via the coding sequence ATGACGTCTGCAATACCGTTCGATCGTCACTCGGCCGAACCCCTTTGGCGGCAAATCGAACGCCACCTGAAACAGCGGATCGACCACACCGAATGGAAAGCCGGTGCACGCCTGCCATCGGCGCTGGCGCTGGCCGACGAATACAACGTCAACCGACATACCGTGCGCAGAGCCCTGGCGGCGCTTGAACATCGCGGCGTCGTGCGTACCCAGCCGGGACACGGGTCTTTTGTGTGCGAACCCGGCTATGACTATCGACTGGGACGGCACGGCATCGTCACGCCCATCCGACACGCCACGGAGCAGGAGGAGACCGCCCAGGTCCTCGGCGCCTGTCTGCGCGAACCCCCTCACAGGGTGGCGGAAGTGCTCGGACTGCTGCGTGGCGAACGCGCCTGGCTGGTGGAATCACGGAGCACGCGCGAAGGACATCTCGTCGAATACACCGAGGCCTGGTTGCCCGCCCCGCGATTTGGCGACCTGGATGTGATCTACCTGCGCACGGCGTCGATCACGCGGACGCTCGCCGCCTTCGGCGTGACGACCTGGTCGCGCCAGTTCACGCGGGTATCGGCCTGCCTGCCGGCCACGCCGATCGCGCGCCTGCTGGACCAATCGCCCCTGCGGCCGGTATTGCAGCTGGAATCACTCACGGTCGATGCGGACGGCCTACCCGTCCAATACGGCCTGACCCGGTTTGTCGGCGACCGCATCCAGGTCGTCGTCACCGGAGAATAG
- a CDS encoding alpha/beta hydrolase family protein, whose product MKSLPVALTLAFAGVASAAAAPRPFTVHDLVNLDRVSDPQVSPDGRYVAFQLRETDYQANKGVNGIWLLRLDGKSSPVRLTAKSSSSAGPRWAPDSRSVYFTAAKDGTTQLWRVDLTPDRLKPTDSSRSVLRDSFEPQPQAAVVSSGLPLDVAAFKFSPDGKRVLLALEVFPDCADLDCTKKRLDDTAASKMSGKLYDKLFVRHWDTWADGRRNQLFLGELDEKGVLKPKLRLLSKGIDGDVPSKPFGDDTEFAFSPDGSTVYFGARIAGRTEAWSTNFDLFAVPADGSAPPRNLTEANAAWDSYPVPSRDGKTLYYLAMKRPGFEADRFGVMALDLSSGQTREINPDWDNSASAMALSADGKTLYTAADDNGQHPLFGIDVATGKVKKIVAEGHVSAFSVAADRLVYALDTLSSPSDLFQMGAKGGKATRLTHFNAERLKDVAFGSHEFFDFKGANDDRVQGFVVKPYNYEKGKKYPVAYLIHGGPQGAYGNDFHYRWNPQTYAGLGFAVVAVNFHGSTGYGQAFTDAISGDWGGKPLVDLQKGWAAALAKYPFLDGDRACALGASYGGYMINWIAGNWQEPWKCLVNHDGVFDSRMMGYSTEELWFDEWEHQGTPFDKPEAYEKFNPVNHVAKWKVPMLVIQGGLDFRIPLEQGLGAFTALQRRGIESQFLYFPDENHWVLKPQNSVKWHETVNAWLTRWTADGK is encoded by the coding sequence ATGAAGTCCCTGCCTGTCGCCCTTACGCTGGCGTTCGCCGGTGTGGCCTCGGCCGCTGCCGCGCCCCGGCCGTTCACTGTCCATGACCTGGTCAACCTGGACCGCGTCTCCGACCCGCAGGTTTCACCGGACGGCCGCTACGTGGCGTTCCAGTTGCGCGAGACGGATTACCAGGCCAACAAGGGCGTCAACGGCATCTGGCTGTTGCGGCTGGACGGCAAGTCCAGTCCGGTCCGCCTGACCGCCAAGAGCAGCAGCAGCGCCGGCCCGCGTTGGGCCCCGGACAGCCGCAGTGTCTACTTCACTGCGGCCAAGGACGGCACCACGCAGCTGTGGCGGGTCGATCTGACGCCGGACCGGCTCAAGCCCACCGATTCGTCCAGATCCGTGCTGCGCGACAGCTTTGAACCGCAGCCGCAGGCAGCGGTTGTTTCCAGCGGCCTGCCGCTGGATGTGGCTGCGTTCAAGTTCTCGCCGGATGGCAAGCGCGTCCTGCTGGCGCTGGAAGTGTTCCCCGACTGCGCGGATCTGGATTGCACCAAGAAGCGCCTGGACGACACTGCCGCCAGCAAGATGTCGGGCAAGTTGTACGACAAGCTGTTCGTGCGTCACTGGGATACGTGGGCGGATGGACGGCGTAACCAGCTGTTCCTGGGCGAACTGGACGAAAAGGGAGTACTCAAGCCGAAACTGCGCCTGTTGAGCAAGGGCATCGACGGCGATGTGCCGTCCAAGCCGTTCGGTGACGACACGGAGTTCGCGTTCTCCCCCGACGGCAGCACGGTCTACTTCGGCGCGCGTATTGCCGGCAGGACGGAAGCCTGGTCCACCAATTTCGATCTCTTCGCCGTGCCCGCCGATGGATCCGCGCCGCCGCGCAACCTGACCGAAGCCAATGCGGCCTGGGATTCGTATCCGGTGCCTTCGCGCGACGGCAAGACGCTCTACTACCTGGCGATGAAGCGGCCTGGCTTCGAGGCCGATCGCTTCGGTGTGATGGCGCTGGACTTGTCCAGCGGCCAGACACGCGAAATCAACCCGGACTGGGACAACTCCGCCAGCGCGATGGCCCTGTCGGCGGATGGCAAGACGCTGTACACGGCGGCCGACGACAACGGGCAGCATCCGCTGTTCGGTATCGACGTTGCGACGGGCAAGGTGAAGAAGATCGTGGCCGAAGGGCACGTCAGCGCGTTTTCAGTTGCCGCTGATCGCCTCGTTTACGCGCTCGACACGCTTTCCTCGCCCAGCGACCTGTTCCAGATGGGCGCAAAGGGCGGAAAGGCGACCCGTCTGACGCACTTCAACGCCGAGCGCCTGAAGGACGTCGCCTTCGGATCGCACGAATTCTTCGACTTCAAGGGTGCCAACGACGACCGCGTGCAGGGGTTTGTCGTGAAACCCTACAACTATGAAAAAGGCAAGAAATATCCCGTTGCCTACCTGATCCACGGCGGGCCGCAGGGCGCCTACGGCAACGACTTCCACTACCGCTGGAATCCGCAGACCTACGCCGGCCTCGGCTTCGCCGTGGTGGCGGTGAATTTCCATGGATCGACCGGCTACGGCCAGGCCTTCACTGACGCCATCTCCGGCGACTGGGGCGGCAAGCCGCTGGTCGACCTGCAGAAGGGTTGGGCCGCCGCATTGGCCAAGTACCCGTTTCTTGACGGCGACCGCGCCTGCGCGTTGGGTGCGTCCTACGGCGGCTACATGATCAACTGGATCGCCGGCAACTGGCAGGAACCGTGGAAGTGCCTGGTCAATCACGATGGCGTGTTCGATTCCCGCATGATGGGGTATTCCACCGAAGAGCTGTGGTTCGACGAATGGGAGCACCAGGGAACGCCGTTCGACAAACCGGAAGCCTACGAGAAGTTCAACCCGGTCAATCATGTTGCCAAGTGGAAAGTGCCGATGCTGGTGATCCAGGGCGGACTGGACTTCCGCATTCCCCTCGAACAGGGACTTGGCGCCTTCACCGCCTTGCAGCGACGCGGCATCGAAAGCCAGTTCCTCTACTTCCCGGATGAAAATCACTGGGTGCTCAAGCCGCAGAACAGTGTGAAGTGGCATGAGACAGTGAATGCCTGGTTGACGCGGTGGACGGCTGACGGCAAATAG
- a CDS encoding EAL domain-containing protein: MMPAEGVHVLVVDGDCESSGLMRAIVPLNGLHVTLATNTAAALEALLLAHFDLVLHDLTRADAEGLALAASVRGLPHSGDLPLVAVAGRLAGIAEADAVAAGYDALLVKPVSSASLLETVRHYVARPAGDDEEAGCAMEDAASAEETFSAAFSVLGVVADALSRGGNPAEALRAAFLNAINHAGLTTAALCLAGSDGVVMIEPAIGLSADALVQLRRWLSSLMAAAHDDQSGEWTVTLGAQTCRVFPLAYHGETVGALVVGIDASGATGVPALVSSGVLPTVLSQSLVLVRTFERSREFERRFHQMTDHVGEVLFLMTPDNTQILYVSRAYEEIWQRSCQSLYETPLSWMQLIHPDDRAVVDQGNRHLHLEGRFAYEYRIIRDDGTVRWIAARGFPIYDEHGVLYRVAGVAEDITAHRQAIAELRESEMRFRQLAENISAVFFLVDARTDEVLYVSPSYATVWGKSCQSLRDRPSSWFDVVHPDDRDRVARTDTDSGRAAGFEHEYRIVRPDGQLRWIRARGFPIRNSGGDIYRIVAVAEDITERKEQHDKIVRLGRFRSVVASLTTAMMKSGERDELLREACRVSVDAGVFAMAWAGVVDTALGTGRVVASHGGDLAGSQPAYFSTRVEAAELAHPATRAVLVARPVIVNDVSTDPTLLSEHDELHRRGHRSMGAFPVVVDQRVVAVLVLYADALNYFEPEEVELLQWIVDDLAVALDRIENKARLEYLAYFDDLTGLPNAMLFRDRLAQFLHASAPGHDRISVVLIDLDHFRQVNELLGRSTADELLRAVARRLDASLKEPYTFARVGSDLFALATPIGEDDAAALLQDTVFAALDEPFVSEGRAIRLTAHAGIALFPVDGQSVDALYSCAEAALKQAKRSTERFQYFSREVNERIAEKLALEEELRTGIAQDQFVMHFQPRVDLTTGLTSGAEALIRWRHPTRGLLSPEHFIHVAEESGMIVAIGEWIVRSVCAQQAAWLAAGVHIVPITINVSATQLLRGDLLRTVRDALGRSGLSPKFLELELTETAVMQDIDRSVGVLQAISQLGIGLAMDDFGTGYSSLAQLKRLPFSTLKLDRMFIADISQNVEDATIAAAIIAMAHRLRQTVIAEGVETQAQLNFLVRHECDEIQGHYFSPALAADAFLSLLRSGKRLAMPVPENNSARTVLVVDDDAAIRAALQRLLRREGYRILTAASGPQGLEVLAVNPVQVIISDQRMSGMSGAAFLDTAKDLYPDTVRIMLSGYPDLAAVTESVNRGGIFRFLTKPWNDDHLREQVREAFRTYRQRTSV, from the coding sequence ATGATGCCGGCGGAAGGCGTACATGTCCTCGTCGTCGACGGCGATTGCGAGTCCAGCGGGCTCATGCGCGCGATCGTGCCGTTGAATGGTCTTCACGTCACCCTGGCGACCAACACGGCAGCGGCACTGGAAGCGCTGCTGCTGGCACACTTCGATCTGGTCCTGCACGACCTGACGCGGGCGGACGCTGAAGGACTGGCCCTGGCAGCCAGCGTGCGCGGCCTGCCGCATTCCGGTGACCTGCCCCTGGTCGCCGTTGCAGGCCGGCTTGCCGGTATCGCCGAGGCCGACGCTGTCGCAGCCGGCTATGACGCCTTGCTGGTCAAGCCGGTATCGAGCGCCTCGTTGCTCGAGACCGTGCGGCATTACGTGGCGCGGCCTGCTGGTGACGATGAGGAAGCCGGGTGCGCAATGGAAGACGCCGCTTCCGCAGAGGAGACGTTTTCTGCGGCCTTCTCTGTGCTCGGTGTGGTTGCCGATGCGCTGTCGCGCGGCGGCAACCCGGCGGAGGCGCTGCGCGCTGCGTTCCTGAATGCGATCAATCACGCCGGGCTGACCACTGCGGCGTTGTGTCTTGCCGGCAGTGACGGCGTGGTCATGATCGAGCCGGCTATCGGACTTTCGGCCGACGCACTGGTGCAGCTGCGCCGGTGGCTGAGCTCGCTCATGGCCGCAGCTCACGATGACCAGTCCGGCGAATGGACGGTGACGCTGGGGGCACAGACCTGTCGCGTATTTCCGTTGGCCTACCACGGCGAAACCGTCGGTGCGCTGGTGGTGGGCATCGACGCAAGCGGCGCAACGGGCGTTCCGGCGCTGGTTTCATCCGGTGTCTTGCCGACCGTGCTCAGCCAGTCGCTGGTGCTGGTCCGAACGTTCGAGCGTTCGCGCGAGTTTGAGCGGCGCTTCCACCAGATGACCGATCATGTGGGAGAAGTGCTGTTCCTGATGACACCGGACAACACGCAGATACTCTATGTCAGCAGGGCCTACGAGGAGATCTGGCAACGCAGCTGCCAGAGCCTGTATGAAACACCGCTTTCATGGATGCAGTTGATCCATCCGGACGACCGTGCAGTCGTTGACCAGGGCAATCGGCACCTGCACCTGGAGGGGCGGTTCGCGTACGAGTACCGGATCATCCGCGACGACGGCACGGTGCGCTGGATCGCCGCGCGCGGCTTTCCGATCTATGACGAACACGGGGTGTTGTACCGCGTGGCGGGCGTCGCCGAAGACATCACGGCGCACCGGCAGGCGATCGCCGAGTTGCGTGAAAGCGAAATGCGTTTCCGCCAGCTGGCGGAGAACATCAGCGCCGTGTTTTTCCTGGTGGATGCGCGCACCGACGAGGTGCTCTACGTCAGTCCGTCCTACGCGACGGTGTGGGGCAAGAGCTGCCAGTCGTTGCGCGACCGGCCATCGTCATGGTTTGACGTGGTTCATCCGGATGACCGCGACCGCGTCGCGCGCACCGATACGGACAGCGGGCGTGCCGCGGGCTTCGAGCACGAGTACCGCATCGTCCGGCCGGACGGCCAGTTGCGCTGGATCCGTGCACGCGGCTTTCCGATCAGAAACAGCGGCGGTGATATCTACCGCATTGTCGCCGTGGCCGAAGACATCACCGAACGGAAGGAGCAGCACGACAAGATCGTGCGCCTGGGCCGGTTCCGTTCCGTCGTCGCATCCCTGACGACGGCGATGATGAAAAGCGGCGAGCGCGACGAACTGCTGCGCGAGGCCTGCCGCGTTTCGGTGGATGCCGGTGTGTTCGCGATGGCCTGGGCCGGTGTCGTGGATACCGCCTTGGGGACGGGCCGCGTCGTGGCGTCGCACGGTGGTGACCTCGCCGGTTCGCAGCCGGCCTATTTCTCCACGCGCGTCGAGGCCGCCGAGCTCGCGCACCCGGCGACCCGTGCTGTACTGGTGGCGCGTCCGGTGATCGTCAATGACGTATCAACCGACCCGACGCTCCTTTCGGAACACGACGAGCTGCACCGGCGCGGTCATCGCTCGATGGGTGCGTTCCCGGTCGTGGTCGACCAGCGTGTCGTGGCCGTGCTCGTCCTTTACGCGGACGCATTGAATTATTTCGAGCCGGAGGAGGTGGAACTGCTGCAGTGGATCGTGGACGACCTTGCCGTCGCGCTCGACCGCATCGAAAACAAGGCCCGCCTGGAATACCTGGCCTATTTTGACGACCTGACGGGACTGCCGAACGCGATGCTGTTCCGCGATCGCCTTGCGCAGTTCCTGCACGCCAGCGCACCCGGGCACGACCGGATTTCCGTTGTCCTGATCGATCTGGATCATTTCCGCCAGGTCAATGAACTTCTCGGGCGCAGCACGGCCGATGAACTGCTGCGTGCTGTCGCGCGCCGGCTGGACGCCTCGCTCAAGGAGCCGTATACCTTTGCGCGCGTCGGTTCGGACCTGTTTGCGCTGGCAACGCCCATCGGGGAGGACGATGCGGCGGCGCTGTTGCAGGACACGGTGTTCGCCGCCCTGGACGAGCCCTTCGTCAGTGAGGGACGGGCGATCCGCCTGACGGCCCATGCCGGCATCGCGCTGTTTCCGGTCGATGGCCAGTCTGTCGATGCGCTGTACTCCTGTGCGGAGGCGGCGCTCAAGCAGGCGAAACGGTCCACCGAACGGTTCCAGTATTTCTCCCGTGAAGTGAATGAACGTATCGCCGAGAAGCTGGCGCTCGAGGAAGAACTGCGTACCGGTATTGCGCAGGATCAGTTCGTGATGCACTTCCAGCCGCGCGTGGATCTCACGACGGGACTGACCTCCGGTGCGGAGGCGCTGATCCGCTGGCGCCATCCCACGCGCGGATTGCTGTCGCCGGAGCATTTCATCCACGTCGCCGAAGAGAGCGGCATGATCGTGGCGATCGGCGAATGGATCGTGCGATCGGTCTGCGCGCAGCAGGCGGCCTGGCTGGCGGCGGGCGTGCACATCGTGCCGATTACGATCAATGTTTCGGCGACGCAGTTGCTGCGTGGCGACCTTCTCAGAACGGTGCGCGACGCGCTGGGGCGCTCGGGGCTCAGTCCGAAGTTTCTTGAGCTGGAGCTGACCGAAACCGCGGTCATGCAGGACATCGATCGTTCCGTCGGCGTGCTGCAGGCGATCAGCCAGCTGGGGATCGGGCTGGCGATGGACGACTTCGGTACCGGCTATTCGTCCCTGGCTCAACTCAAGCGCCTGCCGTTCTCCACGCTCAAGCTCGATCGCATGTTCATCGCCGATATCTCGCAGAACGTCGAAGACGCGACGATTGCAGCGGCGATCATTGCCATGGCGCACCGGCTGCGCCAGACGGTCATCGCCGAGGGTGTGGAAACCCAGGCGCAGCTGAACTTCCTCGTCCGCCACGAGTGCGACGAAATACAGGGGCACTATTTCAGTCCGGCGCTGGCCGCCGACGCCTTCCTCAGCCTGCTACGCAGTGGAAAGCGCCTGGCAATGCCGGTGCCCGAGAATAACAGTGCGCGGACCGTGCTGGTGGTCGACGACGATGCTGCCATCCGTGCCGCCTTGCAGCGGTTGCTGCGGCGCGAGGGCTACCGCATCCTGACCGCAGCCAGCGGTCCGCAGGGGCTGGAAGTTCTCGCCGTCAATCCGGTGCAGGTGATCATTTCCGACCAGCGCATGAGCGGCATGTCCGGTGCGGCCTTCCTGGACACCGCGAAAGACCTGTACCCGGATACCGTTCGCATCATGCTGTCCGGCTATCCGGATCTGGCAGCGGTCACCGAGTCGGTCAATCGGGGCGGAATCTTCCGTTTCCTGACCAAGCCCTGGAACGACGACCATCTGCGCGAGCAGGTGCGCGAAGCGTTCCGGACCTACCGGCAGCGCACATCCGTTTGA
- a CDS encoding TonB-dependent receptor → MATNNRRRVGVLCAVVLAASPGIAARAGEDAPASATPPGDSAASDSATTLEGISVVAHGETRQVQRVAADAIRTRPPGINPLRVLEQLPGVHFVAADPWGSYEWSHRIAIRGFDQNQLGYTLDGVPLGDNSYANHNGLSPNRAITAENLRELELAQGAGALRTASTSNLGGTVLLHSDDPLPSYAARTAISVGEYGTRRGFARVDTGPMGGMRGYFSAMHQAAGKWKGDDAAQIQRQINAKLVYEWDGGRVAAYADLSRRNETDYQDLSLGLIRRCGYGWDNYAPDWQRAVAAATDHFSGCVTTRDDAYYDARGLRNDDLVYLRGDFWPNDASGVHAVGYYHRNVGEGHWFTPYIASPTVPVALRITRYDIERSGVIAGFSLVAGDHSVEGGAWAEDSVHGAGRGFVHIDGPIDDGRFFAAAEFDGLLFRQRFDTRTRQWYLQDTWSLADDRLRLIVGFKGQSVITDATVVAAGRAGGRLTTRDGFLPQAGLSWRIDARSDVFANTSENQAAFRPGVNGAWSLDQAAFDQSKPTLRPEQSRTVELGYRRRSDFYQLSASVFGVQFRDRQLVIVPCPGVVSCPNQFANVGSARTRGAELALLINPVGSASAFASVAYTDSTYRSDYVSSGTLVGVAGKTMVDSPRHLASAGVTYRFGDLTAQLAGKYTSERYYTYTNDQRIAGFWLWNAGLAWQRSTVGPIRQLRIALDAYNVFDKRHIATLGSNGFTESDPAGAFATLLEGAPRLLFLSVDARF, encoded by the coding sequence ATGGCAACGAACAATCGACGACGCGTCGGCGTGTTATGCGCGGTTGTGCTGGCGGCTTCGCCCGGCATCGCAGCGCGCGCCGGTGAGGACGCGCCGGCGAGTGCAACGCCTCCCGGCGACAGTGCCGCAAGCGATTCCGCCACCACGCTGGAAGGGATTTCCGTCGTGGCGCATGGCGAAACACGCCAGGTCCAGCGGGTCGCGGCGGATGCCATTCGGACCCGTCCGCCGGGCATCAATCCGCTGCGGGTGCTGGAACAGCTGCCCGGCGTGCATTTCGTTGCGGCGGACCCCTGGGGCAGCTACGAGTGGTCGCACCGGATTGCCATTCGCGGGTTCGACCAGAATCAGCTCGGCTATACGCTCGACGGCGTGCCCCTGGGCGATAACAGCTACGCCAACCACAACGGCCTGTCGCCCAACCGGGCCATTACGGCGGAAAACCTGCGCGAGCTGGAGCTGGCCCAGGGCGCCGGCGCCCTGCGTACCGCGTCCACCAGCAACCTGGGCGGCACTGTCCTGCTGCATTCGGACGATCCACTGCCGTCGTACGCGGCGCGAACTGCGATTTCCGTCGGCGAATACGGCACCCGGCGTGGCTTTGCACGTGTAGATACCGGCCCCATGGGTGGAATGCGCGGGTACTTCTCTGCGATGCACCAGGCCGCGGGCAAGTGGAAGGGCGACGATGCCGCACAAATCCAGCGGCAGATCAATGCCAAGCTGGTCTACGAGTGGGATGGCGGGCGTGTGGCAGCCTATGCGGACCTTTCACGCCGCAACGAAACCGACTACCAGGACCTCTCGCTCGGCCTGATCCGCCGTTGCGGCTATGGCTGGGATAACTACGCCCCCGATTGGCAGCGCGCTGTCGCTGCTGCCACGGATCACTTCAGCGGCTGCGTCACGACGCGCGATGATGCCTATTACGATGCACGCGGGCTGCGCAATGACGACCTGGTCTATCTGCGCGGCGACTTCTGGCCGAACGATGCCTCAGGCGTGCATGCCGTGGGCTACTACCATCGCAATGTCGGCGAAGGCCATTGGTTCACGCCTTACATCGCTTCGCCCACGGTTCCCGTCGCCCTGCGTATCACGCGCTACGACATCGAGCGCAGCGGCGTCATCGCCGGCTTCTCGCTCGTCGCTGGCGATCACAGTGTGGAAGGGGGCGCGTGGGCAGAGGACAGCGTGCACGGTGCCGGACGCGGCTTCGTGCATATCGATGGGCCGATCGACGACGGCCGCTTCTTCGCCGCCGCCGAGTTCGATGGCCTGCTGTTCCGGCAGCGTTTCGATACGCGGACTCGCCAGTGGTACCTGCAGGACACCTGGTCGCTGGCGGACGACCGGCTGCGTCTGATCGTCGGCTTCAAAGGGCAGTCTGTGATCACCGACGCCACGGTGGTCGCTGCCGGACGCGCCGGCGGCCGATTGACGACCAGGGACGGGTTTCTCCCGCAGGCCGGACTCAGCTGGCGTATCGATGCGCGCAGTGATGTATTCGCCAATACCAGCGAAAACCAGGCGGCATTCCGGCCAGGCGTCAACGGCGCGTGGTCGCTCGACCAGGCGGCATTCGACCAGAGCAAGCCGACGCTGCGACCGGAACAGTCGCGCACCGTGGAGCTGGGGTACCGTCGACGCAGTGATTTCTACCAGCTCTCGGCCAGCGTGTTTGGCGTGCAATTCCGGGATCGGCAGCTGGTCATCGTGCCATGCCCGGGTGTTGTCAGCTGCCCCAACCAGTTCGCCAACGTCGGTTCGGCGCGCACCCGCGGTGCGGAGCTGGCCCTGCTGATCAACCCGGTCGGGTCCGCCAGCGCGTTCGCCAGCGTCGCCTACACCGATTCGACTTACCGGTCGGACTACGTGTCATCCGGAACTCTGGTGGGTGTGGCCGGGAAGACCATGGTGGACTCGCCGCGCCATCTGGCATCGGCCGGCGTGACGTATCGCTTTGGCGATCTGACGGCACAGCTTGCCGGAAAGTACACATCGGAACGTTATTACACATATACAAACGACCAGCGTATTGCCGGCTTCTGGCTGTGGAACGCCGGACTTGCCTGGCAGCGGAGCACGGTCGGACCCATCCGTCAGCTGCGCATCGCGCTCGATGCCTATAACGTCTTCGACAAACGCCATATTGCGACGCTGGGGAGCAACGGATTTACGGAATCCGATCCCGCCGGTGCATTTGCCACCCTGCTGGAGGGTGCGCCGCGCCTGCTCTTTCTGAGCGTGGACGCACGATTCTAG